The sequence AAGAAAGCTCCTTCTACAGCCAAGAAGAAGCCAGCAGGTGGAGATCCGCAAGAAAAATCTACTTTAGGTGATTTGGATGCCCTTTCTGCTTTGAAAGAGAAAATGGAAGGTGGGGACAAGAAGTAATTTTTGATCCATCCACTTAGTGAAAATAGAAAAGCATCCGCCACGGCGGATGCTTTTTTTTATTCGTTTGGAATTTTTAAGCTAAGTCCAAATTGCTTGTTGAGTTTTTTGATGAAATAGGCCGACAGAAGAGGTGATTCCTTTTCCACATTCTGATGAACGAAGAAGTAGAGTTTTTTGAGCCCTTGCTTTCGCCATTGAACGATGCGCGCTAGCCAGTCATCCAGCCGGGAGTAGTCACTGTCGGCATTGGCGCCCACATAACGGATAAAGGCCGCATCACTGGTCAGCCTCATGTGCAGCATGTCCCTTCGGCCAGCGGTGTCCACAATGATGTTGGTGCGTTGGTTGTCGACTAGCAGTTTGCAGTAGTTGTCCAGCACCGCTTCATCAGCAAACCAGTCCTCGTTTCTTAACTCGAGTGCCAGCGGTATTTCTGGAGGGAATGCTTCTATAAACTTTTCCACTCTGTCAAAATCCTTTGGCTTGAAGTTATTGTGCATCTGTAAAAATGCCATCCCCAGTCGGTCCTCAAAATTCGCAACGGCATCCGCAAAAGCCATGACGGGTTCCTCGACATTGATAAGCCGCTTAAAATGACTGACCGTGTTTGGGATCTTGGGGAAAAACCTGAAGTCCTTAGGCGTTTTATGGGCCCAAGTCTTGACCTGGTCAATGCTGGGAGAACTGTAAAAGGTAGCATTTAGCTCGATGGAGTTAAATTGTGTGGCATAATAGGTGAGCTCGTCTTTGGTGCCTCTGGGGTAAAACCCCTTGAGATCAGCCCTGTTCCATTTGGCACAGCCGACATAGACTTCAAACGGATCGTCAGACTTGTACTTTTGAAGGGTATCCTTTGTTTCAGGATGGTCAGGAGGTAAGGTGAAATCGATCGATGAGGGATCTTCTACGCTTCCAAATTTCATGGCTCTGTTTTTAAAGATGAGATAAAAGTATAAGTTAATTATTAATGTGAAAATTTGAAACGGAAGTGGCCGTGAAAAGTTTTGGGATCAAACCATATCGCTGGAGAGATGAACATTGACCTGTTTGCAGGGAAGGGGAGTTAGTGCCGTAAAGATGATGGAAAAAGGAGGGGCCTTTACAAATGCTCTATGTAAGTGATGTGATGGATGTCAGGCCGAGCGCTCGTCTATTGAGGTCAGGGAGTCGAGGTTCTACGATATCCTTTGATTTATTGCCTACCGGACAGGCAAGCGCTCAGGATGATGCTCGAGCTAAACGTTCAGGTGCATTATAAATGGATCAAGCAGAAAAGATGTGGGGTAGCCTATTTCGATGGGTAAATATGTTCTTCGCCACCTTTGGTTGCTATTTGGCTAGGGATGAACGCTGAAAAACACAGATAGGGTGCTTAAGAAATGGCAAATCCGTGTTCAAATTTTTTATCGGTGGCTTAAAATGATTTTAATAAAAAGGCCAAAAGAGGTTGTCTCATAAGTCCTCGTCATTGCGATTCCGATGGATATCGGAAGAAGCAATCTCGTCATACGTGCAATGCAAGCACATCGAGATCACTTCACTCCGTTCGTGATGACGGATTATTTATTTATGAGACAGCCTCGACACATTCATAGCCATGGGTGAAGCCCATGGTAAATTAATCCATTCAACGTTTTCCGTTTTAGCCGCATTGACCGCCCTATTCTCCACAACTTCCCGCTAAAACCCATTCGAGCGGATGGAGGAAAACCATCGTTTTAGCGGTGTAAAATTTTCTTTCATAAGAACATGTCGAAAATCATCCCCCCAGAAATATTGTTTGAACCTTACAAATGTCTTGCCCTGTAAGCCATTCGTTGCAAATGAGGGCTTGTGTTAGACTTTTTGGACACGAAGTGGATGCTGTAAATGCGTTGGAAGGAATTTATAATTGCGTTGTGCCTTGGAGTCTTGGTGGCGTATCATTGTTCCGATAAAAAAAGAAACTTATCCCCAAAAAAACATTGCTTGAACCGGAAATTGTGGAGCCTTGAGAATAGCAAAAAATAAAAAAAGCATCCACCTAGGCGGATGCTTTTTGATGGAGGTCGAGAGCGGATTCGAACCGCTGTACAAGGTTTTGCAGACCTCTGCCTAGCCACTCGGCCACTCGACCATCTTTATCGAGATGCAAATGTATTGATAATATGATTTTATCCAAAATTCAATTCTTAAATTTTTAGTGATTTTTTTATTTTTTTTGAACTGATAACGCTTGGATATTGCCGATTTAACGCAAAACAATTGCCTAAGATGAGGCTTTTTGAAAATTATTTTAGAACCGGGGTTATTTATAAAGGTTCTAAATAGAAATTGAACGGGGTTTTTGTTTTGTAAAGCACTGATTATAAATAAATTGTGTGGGTTGTATGGAAATGCTAAAGGTTATTGTGTGTTACTGTACGGGTTTGAAAAATAGAAGTTGGGTAGTACATTTGTGAGGAGTTTTAAAAACCGTGAAATAAACTGATTAAAGAGTTATAAATATGTCAATCAAACGCTCGTTATTAAGTGTTCCCTTCAGATTTTGCAACATGGCGTTGATTTTTTCCTTTTTGTTATTAGGAATTAATGCTTTTGCTGCTGACCCTGAAGTTTCTGATAGTGAAGATGCCATCAAGGCTGGTGAGTCACTATTTAACGCCAACTGTAAGACCTGTCACAAGCTAGATCAGAAATTTACCGGCCCAGCGCTTCGAGGGGTTAGTGACCGAAGAGACATAGCATGGATCCAGGCGTTTATAAAGAATTCACAAAAAGTGATCCAAAGTGGAGACGCTGATGCTACGGCGCTTTTTGCGGAGTTTAACAACACGGTGATGCCAGCACATCCATTCCTGAGTGATGAAGATGTAATGAACTTACTTTCCTACATTGAGTATGGTGGTCAGGAGGAAGCTGCTCCAGCTGAAGGTGGAGCGGAAGGTGCTGCATCAGGAGCCACAAGCAGCGGTGTGCCAAGCGAATACCTCACTATTATCTTAGCGGTTTTGGTAGTGGTGTTGTTGTTGATCCTTATTGTTCTGGGATTGATCGTATCGGTATTGACCAAATACCTGAACAAACAGCCCCTGGAAGAGGAAGATAAGGAGTTTATAAATCAAAAGACGGATTTCAAGAAAGTCCTGAAAAGTGATGCCTTTATCATCATCGTTACGGCGATTGTGGTGGCTTTGGTCGCCAAGACGGCTATCGATGGTTTATATACAGTAGGTGTGCAGCAAGGCTATCAACCCACACAGCCGATTGCCTTCTCTCACAAATTGCATGCCGGCGACAAGGAAATCCCTTGTCAATACTGTCACACTGGAGTGGAGATCGGAAGATCTGCCAACATCCCTTCACCTAACATCTGTATGAACTGCCACATGCACGTGCAGAACGTAGCCGGTAAAGAAGGAGTGTCTCCAGAGATTCAGAAAATTTACGATGCAGTAGACAATAATCAGCCTATAGAATGGGTACGGGTACATAACCTACCTGATCTGGCATACTTCAACCACTCTCAGCACGTGAAAGTGGGAGGTATTGAGTGTCAGACTTGTCATGGTCCTATTGAGGAGATGGAAGTAGTGCGCCAGCACAGTGCCCTAACCATGGGGTGGTGTATTGACTGTCACAGAAAGACAGACATCAAAACAGCTGGTAACGAATACTACGACAAGTTGGTACAGCTTCATTCAGAATCCAAAGATGCGCTTAAAGTAAAAGACATTGGCGGTCTGGAGTGTGCTAAGTGCCACTATTAATTAAAAAATCTTTTAAGAACATTCTTTTCTTTAATATAAAATGAAAGAAAATAAAAAGAAATACTGGAAGGGATTAGAACAGTTGACAAACGATCCGGAATTTGTGAAGAATGCAGATCGGGAATTTCCTGAGTACCTTCCAATCGGCGGACAACAAGAAGGAGGCGCATCCAGAAGAGATTTCCTTAAATTGATGGGATTCAGCTTAGCCGCAGCTTCATTGGCTGCTTGTGAAGCTCCTGTCAGAAAGGCTATTCCATATGTGAACAAGCCGGTGGATGTAAATCCATCTATTCCAAATTATTATGCATCTACTTTCTTCGGTGGAGGTGAGTATGCATCGGTAGTGGTAAAAACCAGAGAAGGTAGGCCCATCAAGGTAGATGGTAACAAGCTTTCTCCAGTGACCAAAGGCGGTACCAGCGCTATTGTAGAAGCTTCCGTACTGTCCCTATACGACAAAGAAAGGTTAACAAGCCCTTATAAAAACGGTGAGAAATCCGATTGGGCAACAATCGATAAAGAAGTAGCGGCAAAATTAAAAGCTGCAGGAAATGTGAAAGTGGTGACAAACACCATCATGTCTCCTTCTTCTGAGAAAGCACTGAAGGCACTTACAGATGCTATTGGTGGTGCGGAAGTGATTACCTATGATGCTTCTTCTGCATATGGGATTGTAAAAGCGAACCAAACCTATTATGGCACTGCTGTTTTGCCTAACTATAGCTTTGACAAGGCTGATGTGATCGTCAGCTTTGGTGCTGATTTCTTGGGGACTTGGATCGCTCCCATTGAGTATTCCAAGCAATATGCCCAAGGAAGAAAGATCAGCAAGGAACATCCAGAGATGTCCCGTCACTTCCAATTTGAATCTAACCTGTCTTTGACCGGTGCCAATGCTGACTACAGGACGCCGATTAAGGCATCCCAAAGTGGCTTGGCCGTTTTGGCACTTTATAACTTGCTTGCCAAGAAAGCTGGAGCCCCTTCCGTGAAAGCCGCAGGGGTCGAAGTAGCGCACCTTTCCAAAGCTGCCAATGAACTTTGGGCCAATAGAGGCAAGTCCCTTGTCGTGTCAGGTTCCAATGATCCAAATGTGCAAGTCGTGATCAATGCGATCAATGAATTGCTTGGCAATAATAACAATACTATCAGCTATACCAAGGCTGTAAACTTCAGACAAGGTGATGATGCGGCCATTGCCCGTTTCACTAAGGAGTTGGCATCAGGAAGAGTAGGTGGCGTCTTGTTTTATAATTGTAACCCAGTATACGATACTCCTCAGGGAGAGGCATTGGGGCAAGCGATAGCAAAAGCCAAAGTATCTGTCGCTACGAACGGCACCATGGACGAAACAGCTTCCTTGGTACAGTATGTGGCTCCGGATCACCACTATTTGGAGTCTTGGAATGACTTCCATCCAAAGGCAGGCGAGTATAGCTTATCGCAACCGGCCATTTCTCCACTGTTTGATACGCGTCAGGCTCAGGAATCTTTCCTTACCTGGGCAGGTGTTCCTACCAATTACTATGATTTCCTACAGGATAACTGGAAGGAGCTTTATGCCGGACAGTCAGAAATCACCACGTTCCAGGAGTTTTGGGATAGGGCCTTATACAATGGTTACTATTCTACACCTCTTGCCAGCGAAACGGCTGAATTGACGCCTGTAGGAGATGTTAGCAGCGCAGCCGCAGCAGTAAACAAGTCCTATTCAGCATCCAGCAATGGTGCTGAATTGATCATCTACCAAAAAATAGGCATCGGAGACGGTACTTTTGCCAATAACCCTTGGCTGCAAGAAATGTCCGATCCGATTTCCAAAGCCACTTGGGATAACTACCTAACCGTTTCCCAGAAATGGGCCAACGAAAATGGCTTGAAGATGGTAGAAGGCGAGACCAAAAAAGCTAAAATTACCGCTAATGGTAAATCGCTAATTGTTCCCGTATTGATCCAACCAGGCCAAGCGGACGGAACCATTGGTTTGGCCTTGGGATATGGTAGGACCAAAGCCGGTAGAGTGGCCAACGGCGTTGGGGTAAACGCTTATCAGTTGCTCGACAACTCCAAAGGCTTTGTTAATAATGAAATTACCTCCGGAGTAAGCATTGAACTTACCGGAGATACCTATAGAATCGCCCAAACGCAGACACACCAGACTTACATGGATCGTGGTAACGTGATCCAGGAAGCTACTTTGCCAGAGTACAAAGAAGATGCTTCTGCTGGTAGAGAGATGCCAAAGATCTACAAGGATGGCGAATTTGTAAAACCTTCCAAAATATCGCTTTGGAATGGACATAAGTATAGCCAGCATCACTGGGGGCTAGCGATCGACATGAACTCTTGTGTGGGTTGTGGTGCGTGTACCGTGGCCTGTCAGGTAGAAAATAACGTAGCGGTAGTCGGAAAAGAAGAGGTGCTGAACAGAAGGGAGATGGCTTGGATCCGAATCGACCGTTATTACAGTTCCGATGCTGAAGCCGGAGATTTGGAAGGCCTTGAAAAAGCTTCCGATAATCCTGAAGTTACCTTCCAGCCGATGATGTGTCAGCACTGTAACAACGCTCCTTGTGAGACGGTATGTCCAGTGGCTGCCACTACGCACAGTTCTGAAGGCCTTAACCAAATGACTTACAATAGATGTATTGGTACGCGTTATTGTGCCAACAACTGTCCTTATAAAGTAAGGCGATTCAACTGGTTCAAATACCATGATAACAAAGACTTCTCAAAGGTCAATGTGGCCCAAAATGATGATCTTGGCAAGATGGTGCTGAACCCAGATGTAACCGTTCGTGCAAGGGGTGTGATGGAGAAATGCAGCATGTGTGTGCAGCGTATCCAAGCTGGTAAGCTTGCCGCTAAGCGTGAAAACCGCAAGGTGAAGGATGGAGAAATCAACGTAGCCTGTGCAGTAGCTTGTTCTACGGATGCCTTGGTATTTGGTGATTTGAACGATCCTAAGAGTAAGGTTTCTCAGATGCTGAAGATAGAAGAAAATACTACTTCTGCAGTGAAAGAGGTCAATGAGGAAAGAGCTTACCATGTGTTAGAGGAAATCAACGTAAGCCCTAACATTTGGTACTTCACCAAGATTAGAAATAAGGACAAAAACGAAGCGTAAATAATAATTTTATAAGATATGCAGGTTACTTCATCCGTACGCGAGCCGTTAGTTACGGGCGGTAAAACATACAAAGACGTTACCCATGACGTTTCTAGACAAGTGGAAGGAAAGCCAACGATTGGCTGGATGCTTGGACTGGCAGTATCCATTGGGGTGCTGTTATTAGGTGGTATAGCCGTGGGTGCTACGGTCTGGGAAGGTATTGGTATGTGGGGACTGAACAAGACTGTAGGCTGGGCATGGGATATCACCAACTTCGTATGGTGGGTAGGTATTGGTCACGCCGGTACCTTGATTTCAGCAGTTTTGTTACTTT comes from Echinicola vietnamensis DSM 17526 and encodes:
- a CDS encoding DUF72 domain-containing protein, whose product is MKFGSVEDPSSIDFTLPPDHPETKDTLQKYKSDDPFEVYVGCAKWNRADLKGFYPRGTKDELTYYATQFNSIELNATFYSSPSIDQVKTWAHKTPKDFRFFPKIPNTVSHFKRLINVEEPVMAFADAVANFEDRLGMAFLQMHNNFKPKDFDRVEKFIEAFPPEIPLALELRNEDWFADEAVLDNYCKLLVDNQRTNIIVDTAGRRDMLHMRLTSDAAFIRYVGANADSDYSRLDDWLARIVQWRKQGLKKLYFFVHQNVEKESPLLSAYFIKKLNKQFGLSLKIPNE
- a CDS encoding c-type cytochrome; translated protein: MSIKRSLLSVPFRFCNMALIFSFLLLGINAFAADPEVSDSEDAIKAGESLFNANCKTCHKLDQKFTGPALRGVSDRRDIAWIQAFIKNSQKVIQSGDADATALFAEFNNTVMPAHPFLSDEDVMNLLSYIEYGGQEEAAPAEGGAEGAASGATSSGVPSEYLTIILAVLVVVLLLILIVLGLIVSVLTKYLNKQPLEEEDKEFINQKTDFKKVLKSDAFIIIVTAIVVALVAKTAIDGLYTVGVQQGYQPTQPIAFSHKLHAGDKEIPCQYCHTGVEIGRSANIPSPNICMNCHMHVQNVAGKEGVSPEIQKIYDAVDNNQPIEWVRVHNLPDLAYFNHSQHVKVGGIECQTCHGPIEEMEVVRQHSALTMGWCIDCHRKTDIKTAGNEYYDKLVQLHSESKDALKVKDIGGLECAKCHY
- a CDS encoding TAT-variant-translocated molybdopterin oxidoreductase; this translates as MKENKKKYWKGLEQLTNDPEFVKNADREFPEYLPIGGQQEGGASRRDFLKLMGFSLAAASLAACEAPVRKAIPYVNKPVDVNPSIPNYYASTFFGGGEYASVVVKTREGRPIKVDGNKLSPVTKGGTSAIVEASVLSLYDKERLTSPYKNGEKSDWATIDKEVAAKLKAAGNVKVVTNTIMSPSSEKALKALTDAIGGAEVITYDASSAYGIVKANQTYYGTAVLPNYSFDKADVIVSFGADFLGTWIAPIEYSKQYAQGRKISKEHPEMSRHFQFESNLSLTGANADYRTPIKASQSGLAVLALYNLLAKKAGAPSVKAAGVEVAHLSKAANELWANRGKSLVVSGSNDPNVQVVINAINELLGNNNNTISYTKAVNFRQGDDAAIARFTKELASGRVGGVLFYNCNPVYDTPQGEALGQAIAKAKVSVATNGTMDETASLVQYVAPDHHYLESWNDFHPKAGEYSLSQPAISPLFDTRQAQESFLTWAGVPTNYYDFLQDNWKELYAGQSEITTFQEFWDRALYNGYYSTPLASETAELTPVGDVSSAAAAVNKSYSASSNGAELIIYQKIGIGDGTFANNPWLQEMSDPISKATWDNYLTVSQKWANENGLKMVEGETKKAKITANGKSLIVPVLIQPGQADGTIGLALGYGRTKAGRVANGVGVNAYQLLDNSKGFVNNEITSGVSIELTGDTYRIAQTQTHQTYMDRGNVIQEATLPEYKEDASAGREMPKIYKDGEFVKPSKISLWNGHKYSQHHWGLAIDMNSCVGCGACTVACQVENNVAVVGKEEVLNRREMAWIRIDRYYSSDAEAGDLEGLEKASDNPEVTFQPMMCQHCNNAPCETVCPVAATTHSSEGLNQMTYNRCIGTRYCANNCPYKVRRFNWFKYHDNKDFSKVNVAQNDDLGKMVLNPDVTVRARGVMEKCSMCVQRIQAGKLAAKRENRKVKDGEINVACAVACSTDALVFGDLNDPKSKVSQMLKIEENTTSAVKEVNEERAYHVLEEINVSPNIWYFTKIRNKDKNEA